ACTGCATCAGCTGCCTCATCATTTCCAGACTCCGCTTCTTCAGCCGCTGTTATCCATTTTGCGACTGTTCTGAAATCTTCAACTGTAGGTGCTGGCATCTCTTCTAACCTATCAAAGGTTGCATAATCACATTCTTCAACCATACGATTAATCATACCTTGCAAACCTAGCTCACGACCATCGTCAGGTGAGAATATACGAGCAATTCCATAATCATGCAACTCTTTTATCTCACGGGGAACAATAACACCTCCGCCTCCCCCATAAATGCGGATATGTTCAGCACCTTTTTCCTTCAACAGATCATACATATATTTAAAAAATTCAACGTGACCACCTTGGTAAGATGAGATCGCAATTCCTTGAACGTCCTCTTGAATTGCTGCACTCACAATCTCTTCTACTGAACGGTTGTGCCCAAGGTGAATAACCTCAGATCCTGTTGCTTGAATAATGCGACGCATAATATTAATCGAAGCATCATGACCATCAAATAAGCTAGAAGCTGTCACAAACCTTACATGATGTTTTGGTTTATAAATTTCTGTGTTAGCCATTCACTTTCTCCCCTTTAATTTGAATGTTAACGCACAAAATTCTCTGACTTATTATTAAAATAGAAAGAGGGAAATGCTGAGAAGTTATTGATGTAGAAGCCATTTCTAGAAATATGAGCTCAGATCTCCCACTCTTTTAAACCTTTTTAGAAAGTAAACCTCCAAGCAAATTTTCTATTTGCAATTCTGTATATTCTTCTAATGTGTATAACTTCTGCAAAATCCAACGCCTAAATCCCCACATCTGACCTTGAACGAAAATGTTATGTGCTACAAGCTTGATTTCTGATTCTGACAGACTAAATTCTCCATTTTCAACACACCTGCGAAGTATTTTTTCAAACATTGCAACCATCTCAATTTCCTTCTCTAATACGTATGGAAGAGCATCCTTCGTTAATGACTTAGCTTCTTGGTACATGACAAGAACTTCATCTTGCACTTCGTCCATTACTACAAAGTAGGAGGTAACAGCCTGCTTCAAGCACTCAATATCTCCACGCTCTAAATCCATAGATGTTTGAAGGCGTTGATGTACACTTTCATAAATAGAATCACATACGAGGTACAATACATCTTCTTTTTTACGAATATACTCATATAGAGTACCGATACTAAAACCTGCCGCTTTCGCGATTTCACGGGTTGTACTGCGATGAAAACCTTTTTCTATAAAAAGCTTAACCGCCCCTTTAATCATCTGATCTCTTCGTTTTTTTACTAGCTTCTCATCTTTAACAGATGCAGGAACTTCACGTTTACTCACCCTATTCCCCTCTTTCCGCTTGCTTGTCACCCGCGTACCCCTTAAGAAAGAGGGTACTAACTTAACCTTTTGTCAACATTCTCGAGATAACAAGTCGCTGAATTTCATTTGTTCCTTCATATATTTGTGTAATCTTCGCATCACGCATATAACGTTCAACAGGATAATCTTTCGTATAGCCGTAACCACCGAATACTTGTACAGCCTCTGTCGTTACTTTCATTGCAGTATCACCAGCAAGCAACTTAGACATCGCTGATTCTTTACCATATGGCAAACCTTCCGACTCTCTCCAAGCCGCTTGGTATGTTAAGAGACGAGATGCTTCCACGGTTGTCGCCATATCTGCAAGCTTAAAGCCAATCCCCTGTTGAGCTGAAATTGGTTTTCCAAATTGAACACGCTCTTTTGCATACTCAATTGATGAATCGAGTGCACCTTGTGCAATCCCAACAGCTTGTGCTGCGATACCATTTCGACCACCGTCTAGTGTCATCATCGCAACCTTAAAGCCTTCTCCTAAATTACCTAATAAGTTCTCTTTCGGTACTCGACAATTGTCAAAAATGATTTCTGTAGTTGGTGACGAACGAATACCTAATTTCTTCTCTTTCTTACCAACTGAAAAACCTGGAAAATCACTTTCAACAATGAACGCACTAACACCTTTATGTTTTGATGTTGGATCTGTAACAGCGAACACAACATAGATGTCTGCAATACCGCCATTTGTAATAAATATTTTTGAACCATTTAATATATAGTCATCTCCATCAACAATTGCAGTCGTTTTCATACCACCTGCATCAGAACCTGACCCCGGCTCAGTCAGCCCATACGCACCAATTTTCTTCCCTTCAGCCATCGGTCTCAAATATTTCTGTTTCTGTTCTTCCGTACCAAACTTATATACTGGCCAACCAGCTAATGAAACATGTGCCGATAGCGTTACGCCTGTTGAAGCACATACTCGAGATAGCTCCTCAATTGCAATAACGTAAGCTAAATAATCAAACCCACTGCCACCATACTCTTCTGGCCACGGAATACCTGTGAGCCCTAACTCAGCCATTTTATCAAAAATTTCTAGATCAAAACGCTCTTCTTCATCACGCTCAGCTGCTGTTGGTTCAACCACCTCAGTTGCGAAATCACGAACCATCTTTCTTAACATTTCATGTTCTTCTGATAATTGAAAATTCATTATACATAATCCCCCTCTGTTTGTCTTTGACTAAATCGCATCAATTTAACTTTATATAGTAGGTTGCTAGAAAAACGATTATTTCGTTAAACTACGACTAATAACTAGACGTTGAATTTCACTCGTACCTTCATAAATCTCTGTAATTTTCGCATCACGGAAAAATCGCTCTACTGGATAATCCTTCGTATAACCGTAACCACCGTAAACTTGAACAGCTTCTGTTGCTACATTAACAGCCGTTTGTGATGCAAATAGTTTTGCCATTGATGCTTCTTGTCCACATTGGATACCACGTGATTTCATGTCAGCTGCTCGATAGATTAATAGCTTTGCAGCTTCAACTGATGTGGCCATATCTGCTAGCTTGAAACCAATCCCTTGCTGTAATGCGATCGGTTTCCCAAATTGAACACGTTCCTTCGCATATTCCGTTGCGTGTTCTAATGCTGCTTCTGCAATTCCTAACGCTTGTGCCGCGATACCAATTCGTCCTACATCTAAGTTTGCCATCGCTATTTTAAATCCTTGACCCTCTTCACCAAGAAGATTTCCCACAGGTACTTGACAATCTTCGAATGTTAACTGCACTGTATTCGAACCATGTAAGCCCATTTTTGCTTCTTTCTTGCCGATAATGAAACCTGGTGTATCTTTTTCAACGATAAATGCAGATATACCTTTAGACCCTTTTTCAGGATCTGTTGAAGCAAACACGATGTATGTATCTGCTTCTCCACCATTTGTGATGAATATTTTCGAACCGTTTAATACATATGAATCCCCATTTTTTATTGCACGCGTCTTCAAACTACCCGCATCAGAGCCTGCTCCTGGTTCAGTCAATGCGAAAGCCCCAAGGTACTCTCCTGATGCAAGCTTTGGTACGTACTTTCGTTTCTGTTCTTCTGAGCCAAAATAAAATATAGGATTCGTCCCCACTGAAGTATGAACAGATAAAATAACTCCTACCGTAGCACTTACTTTCGAAAGCTCATGAATTGCGATGATATAAGATATAAAATCCATTTCTGAGCCACCATAAGCTTCTGGTGTTGTAATTCCTAATAGCCCTAATTTCGCCATCTTATCTACAATTTCTCGTGGGAATTCATCTGTTTCTTCCATTCTTTCAACAATTGGTGCAATTTCTTTTTGAGCGAAATCGCGAACCATCTTCCTCATCATCTCTTGTTCTTCTGTAAAACGTAGTTCCATGCTAGTTCCTCCTGTTGAATAAAATGAAACTTCCATCAATTGAGGTTCCCCTCGTCACTTATTAATAGTCGATGCAACTAGTTAGAAATTTTCTAAAAATTAATGCCGCAAGGAGATGACCAAGCTCCTTTTCTCCTTAAACTCCGATACCTATAGTCTTAGCTTCAGGCGACACGTATTAAATCGAGCGATTGCTCGCTCAACTGTTAATCGTATTTATAAAATCCACGGCCTGTCTTTCGTCCAAGCCAACCTGCTTTCACATATTTACGTAGTAATGGGCATGGACGATATTTATCATCACCAAATCCTTCATGTAAGACTTCCATAATTGATAGGCATGTATCTAAACCGATAAAGTCTGCTAGTGTAAGTGGTCCCATTGGGTGATTCATACCAAGTTTCATTACTTCATCAATCGCTTCAGGCTCCGCTACACCTTCATATACTGTATAAATTGCTTCATTAATCATTGGCATTAAAATACGGTTTGAAACAAATCCAGGGAAATCATTTACTTCTACAGGGACTTTATTTAATTTCTTCGTCATTTCTTCAATTGCTTGATACACTTCATCTGTCGTTGCAAGCCCTCGAATAATTTCAACGAGCTTCATTACTGGAACTGGATTCATGAAGTGCATTCCTATTACTTTTTCAGGTCTATTCGTTACAGCAGCAATTTCAGTAATTGGCAGTGAAGATGTATTCGTCGCTAGAATCGCATGAGCTGGTGCAATCTCGTCAAGTTGAGCAAAAATATTACTCTTAATCTCCATGTTTTCAACAGCTGCTTCTATTACGAGATCAACACTGTTAGCACTTTGAATATCTGTTGATGTTTTCATATTTGAAAGTACTCGAGCCTTTTCATCATCATTCATACGACCTTTATCAACTTGGCGTTGAAGATTCTTTGAAATGTTGTTCATCCCACGCTCTAAGAACTCATCCTTTAAATCTTGTAAAACAACCTCATAACCAGCCATTGCACATACTTGGGCAATGCCCGAACCCATTTGCCCGGCACCAATAACCATTACTTTTTTTATACTCATCTGTTATTCCTCCTTAAATAAATGGATTAAGAGAATTTACTAATTTAATGTTATCTAGCTTCCGCATGCATCTGACCTATATCAATTAGAAAGCTTTGATATACCAAAATAGTCTGACATCTACAAAAGCTAGATTAATAAAGTGAAACTTCGCTGACTTTTCTAAGCTTTGAAGTGGGAGTCTTAGTGTCAGTTAAAACGTGGTAAAACGCTTACACTTGAATCATAATGGCATCCCCTTGACCGCCTCCACTGCAAATAGCTGCGATACCGATCCCTCCGCCACGACGTTTCAATTCATGTATTAACGTTAAAATAATTCTCGTACCACTTGCTCCAATTGGATGACCAAGTGCTACTGCTCCTCCATTAACATTCACCTTATCAGGATTCAATCCTGCTATTTTTCCACTTGCTAATGCTACGGCTGCAAATGCTTCATTAACCTCAAACAACTCAATGTCCTCTACTGACTTACCCGTCTTATTTAACAATTTATTAATTACAAGACCCGGTGTTTCAGGAAAACGATGTGCTTCTACCGCAAGTGCTGTATGTCCAATGATTGTTGCCATCACTTCTTTACCTTCTTTACTTGCACGTTCCTCAGACATTAATACAAGCGCACCAGCACCATCATTCACACCTGGTGCATTGCCAGCAGTTATTGTACCGTCTTCACCAAATACTGGTGATAGTTTACTAAGTTTCTCTGTTGTCGTTCCTACTCGAGGAGCTTCATCTGTATCAATCGTTACAGCATCTCCTTTACGTTGCGGAACATCGACAGGAACGATCTCATCTGCAAATTTTCCTTCTTCAATCGCCGCAAGTGCACGTTGGTGACTTCTGTTAGCCCATTCATCTTGTTGTTCACGTGTTAGTTCAAATTCTTTCGCAGTGCTATTTCCATAAGTGCCCATATGAACACCTTTGAATGAACAAGTCAGCCCATCATGTACCATGGCATCAATAACTTTTTGATCACCCATTCTCATACCCCAACGTGCTTTTGGTAGCATATATGGTGCATTACTCATAGATTCCATTCCTCCGGCAACAATTACATCTTCATCACCGACACGAATGATTTGATCAGCAAGCGTTACGCTTCGCATTCCTGAAGCACATACTTTGTTAATCGTTTCTGTTTGAACTTCCCAAGGAATATCTGCATAACGTGAAGCTTGACGTGACGGAATCTGACCTTGACCGGCTTGTAGAACGTTACCCATTAGTACTTCACCGACATTTGCAGCATCTACACCTGCACGCTTCAATGCCTCTTTAATCGCAATCCCACCCAATTGAGATGCTGTTAAAGAACTTAATGATCCCCCAAACTTTCCAAAAGGTGTACGGGCTCCACCAACGATTACAGTTCTAGTCATAAGATTTCCTCCTTCATTTGATTGAACGCTCGCTCGACGCGTGAAAGGGGTGATGCCTTTGCACCACCTCTTCCGCGTTCATTACATATTTTATTGCACTACCATTTCACTTTTTTGAGCACCACATACAGATAACTCAAGAATTTCAGCTATATCTAACGTTTGTACACTTTCTTCAACTTCTTTCGCTTTCGTACCATCACTTAACATCGTTAAGCAATACGGACAACCACTACTAATCATAGACGGATTAATTTCAAGTGCTTGTTCAGTACGTGCAACATTAATTCGATTACCTGTATCTTCTTCCATCCACATTAGTCCACCACCAGCACCACAGCACATTCCAGTATCTCGATTACGTTCCATCTCGATCACTTTAACGCCTGGGATAGCCTTTAAGACTTCTCGTGGTGGTTCATAAACTTCATTGTAACGTCCTAAATAACAAGAATCGTGGAATGTAATTGTTTCATTTACTTCATGAGTTGGTTGTAAGCGACCTTCTCGAACCCATTCTGCTAATAATTCAGTATGATGATACACTTCGCCTTCAAACCCAAAATCTGAATACTCATTTTTCAATGTATTATATGCATGTGGATCTATCGTTACAATTTTTGTTACCCCATTTTTTTCAAATTCGCTAATATTTTTAGTCGCAAGGTCTTGGAATAAAAATTCATTACCTAGTCGTCTAGCTGTATCACCAGAATTTTTCTCCTTATTACCGAGAATAGCAAATTTAATACCAGCTTCATTCATGAGCTTGGCAAATGATAAAGCAATTTTCTGACTACGATTATCATAAGAACCCATTGATCCTACCCAGAATAAATACTCGAATTCTTCATCTGCTTTTTTCATTTCTTTAACTGTTGGAGCATGAACATCTTCACGTGCATCACGCCAGTTCTCACGTTCCTTACGGTTAATACCCCAAGGATTTCCTTGTCGTTCAATATTTTGCATCGCACGTTGAGCATCTGCATCCATCTTACCTTCAGTTAGAACAAGGTAACGGCGTAAATCAATAATCTTATCAACATGCTCATTCATAACTGGACATTGATCCTCACAGTTACGGCACGTTGTACATGCCCAAATTTCCTCTTCAGTAATGACATCTCCAATTAAGCTTGGGCTATAATCTAGAGCCGCTGCTCCTTCTTCAAACCCTGCTGCAGCAGACTGCATCGCTAGTTGATTTCCTTTTGTATTGTTAAACGCAAATGTCGGAACCCATGGTTTTCGTGACGTTACGACCGCGCCCTTCTCTGTTAAGTGATCACGCATTTTCACAATTAAATCCATTGGAGACAACATCTTACCTGTACCTGTTGCCGGGCACATATTTGTACAGCGACCACACTCAACACACGCATAAAAGTCAATCATTTGCCCCTGATAGAAATCTTCAATCTTACCAACACCAAACGATTCTGCTTCTTCGTCCTCGAAGTTTATCGGACGTAGTTTACCAGGTGCATCTAGACGATTGAAATAAACATTTGCAGGACCTGCAATTAAGTGCGCATGCTTAGACTGTGGCACATACACGAGGAATGTTAGCAGTACAAGCAAATGAACCCACCATGAAAAATAAAAGATTCCCGCTGCTACTGTTGGACTAATCCCAGAAAATAATAGTGCTATCGTTGAAGCAATTGGCTCACTCCATGTCCCTTCATGACCCTGCCAAATGATTCCCATTCCATTTCCAAGCAATGTTGAGACCATTAGCGTACCGATAAAAATTAATACTAAACCAGCTTTCCAACCCCTTTTTAAACGAACAAGCTTCTCAATATATCGACGATGGAAGGCCCAAATTACCGCAGTTAAAATCATTAATGCTACAATTTCTTGGAAAAATGTAAAACCTGGGTACAACGGTCCCAATGGTAAATGAGTGCCCGGTGCAAGACCTTTCCAAATAAAATCAATCGCACCGAATTGAACTAGTAAAAAACCGTAAAACATCATTACGTGAATAATTCCACTCTTCTTATCTTTCAAAAGTTTCTTTTGTCCGAAGACATTCACTTTAACTTTTTCAAGACGTGCCTTCACGTTTTCTTCAAATTCTTCTTTTTTACCTAATTTAATGTATTCGTAACGTGTTTTAACAACATACACAAATAGTGATAACCCGTAAGCCATGATTGCTAGAAAAGCTATCCAATTAATTACAAGTAAAGTATTCATGTACACAGCCCCTTTCATGCCTAATTACTCTTATGTTTCTGTTGCCTACCCTGCGGAATATAATTTTTTACAGTGACTATATTCGAAGAGAGGTTTCGATTCGTTATCTCTGTTTACTTCTTTGCATAAAAAGAACAAAGACACCTCCTTGAAAGCGTAAACATTTTTAAACGAGTTAATATTCTGACAACATTATATCATAAATCGTCTTCTGAATGAGCATTCAGTCAGTAGTTTTTTGAAAAAGTTCAATAAATTTGCATATTTTCGATAAGAATCGTTTTTTCGTAATTATAAAACTTTTTTCATGAATAGTTATAAAGCTGGAGAAAATAATGTTTAATCTACCCATTCATACAGTTAAAGGAGACTGCGGAATCATGATAATCTTAACCATTCTCATATTATTCATCGTTTATCTAACTGTTGATTTTTATTTTGGAAAGAGGCAGCTACATCGATCAATTATAAAAAGAAGTTATCCAAAACGAATGATGGATTGGGAACTTTTTGGAAATGGACACGATCTATATGATCGACTATTTCAAGACATTCAAAGTGCAACACAGCATATCCACATTCAATTTTTCATCATAAAAAAAGATCGAATAAGTGAACAATTCCTTCAGTTACTTATGAAAAAAGCAGCTGAAGGAGTTACAGTCAGGCTGCTCCTTGACCGAATTGGGGGATTTCGTGTTTCAAAGAACAAAATTAAGCAGTTACGTGAAGCTGGAATTCTTTTTGAGCATGCAAACAAACCTCGATTGCCTTTCTTGTTCTTTTCTATTCAACATCGAAACCATCGTAAAGTAACAATTATAGATGGGGAAATCGGTTATTTCGGAGGATTTAATATTGGTGAAGAATATTTAGGTAATAATCCACGCCTAGGGTTTTGGAGGGATTTTCACTTACGTATTACAGGTGAAAGTGTGCGCATTTTACAATCGGAATTTCTCTTTGATTGGCAAAGAGAAACACGGACCGAGGTTAATTCTAATGAATTGTATCCAACTGCACTTCAAAACGGAACAACTGGTAGTACCTTCATGCCAAGTGACGGGGTAGGCATAGAGAGTTTCTTACTACAGTTCATAAATTCAGCTGAAAAAGAAATCGTTATTGCTTCCCCTTACTATATACCAGGCAAAAAAATTAACGAATCGTTAATTGAGGCAGCAAACCGAGGCATACAGATTACACTGCTCGTTCCTCTTAAGGCTGATCACCCACTAGTAAGGGCAGCAGCGTTTCCATATTTTAAATTGTTGCTAAACTGCGGTGTGAAAATATATCGATATGATTATGGATTCTATCACGGAAAATGTATTATTATCGATCAAAGAATCTGTGATTTTGGTACTGCTAATTTTGATAAACGCAGTTTCTTTATTAACAATGAGCTAAACTGCCTAATCGAAGATCGTATCTTTATTAATGACATTCTTACAGAAATACATCATGACATTATACACGCTAAACCACTAACAATAGAAGAATATAAAGCTCGACCTTTGCAACAACGCCCTATCGAAGTACTTTCGAGTTTGTTATCTGGTTTGCTATAGAGAGGAGGAGCATTATGCTTGTAAGATTTGGATATGTCTCACATGCTTTATCATTATGGGAAGCTTCACCAGCGAAAACAGTCACATTCTCTAACTGGAAGAAACTGAAGAAAAATGAACGTTTAGATAAACTAATAACTGTAACAAAAATAAATCTTGAAAATACAAAACGTGCTCTATATTACAACATTGCACAAGGTATTCCATTGTATCGTTTTTCCTCTTCAATCGTGCCACTCGCTACACACCCTGAAGTAGATTTTGATTATTTATCACACTTCCAAACACAATTTATTGAGATTGGAGAAATTGTTCAAAAACACAAATTACGCGTTAGCTTCCATCCAAACCAATTCACACTTTTCACCAGCGAAAAAGAACAAATAACAGCCAATGCGATTACAGATATGACCTACCATTTCAATGTCCTTGAAGCAATGAATCTTGAAAAGAAATCACTCATCAATATCCATATTGGTGGTGCATACGGTGATAAAGCCAAAGCAATTAAACAGCTACATTACAATATAAAAAAACTACCAGAGCATATCAAACAAATCATGACTTTTGAAAATGATGATAAAACGTATAACGCTTCTGATGTACTTCACATTTGTGAAGATCTACGCATACCAATGATCTTTGATTACCATCATGAACAAGCAAACCCTTCAGAGATACCTTATCAACACTTACTAAATCGAATCTTTAAAACATGGGAATGGAGAAACTTAACACCTAAAGTGCACTTATCCTCTCCACAATCAGATGAGAATTTCCGCAAACACTCAGATATGGTAGATGAAAAATTTATTGATCCCTTTTTGAAAGAAGCTCGTCAAATTGGTACAGATTTTGATACTATGATTGAAGCAAAAAACAAAGACAAAGCCCTCTTACATTTAATGGGGAAACTAGCGAAACAGCGTGGAGTAAAACGACTTAGTGGGGGAGTGCTTTTATTCCCTTAACTTTTCTAAAATAGAACGTAAACATGGATTTAAACCAAGATGACCTTTAGTAGGTAACTGATGGAAATTATCGCCTACTAGAAAGAATTGCGTTTCAGGCACAATCCGCACATAATCTTTTATATATGCATGAATATACTCATCCTTTGCACCATATATGAGAAACATCGGTTGATCGATTGTCGTTAGATCAGGAACTGCATAAGTAAGACCTGCTTCATACAGTGAAATAACGGATGGAATATGACTTTTAATTGCATAATGATAAAGTTTTTTACGATCTGCCTTCGTAATAGCATGACCTTGTGCTAGAATTTCCGAAAGTAAGTGTTGTGCACGCCATTTCAACAATATAATCCCAGCATGAAATTCGTGCTTTAACCAAAATGTATGTACTTGTGGAAATCCTCCTAATAAAATAATAGCTCTCGTTCTTGTTGGATACATAATCGCAAATTGTTGTGCGATGTATCCTCCACTTGAATATCCACATAGAACAACCTTCTCCAAATTTAACCCATTTATCACTTTGTAAAGATCCTCTGCCATCTGCTTAATTGACATTTCTCCTTCTCGATGAATGGTTTGACCGTGCCCTCTTTGATCATAAAAAATAACCTGATAGTCATTTGCAAGCTCCTCTTGATACATAAAAACTTGTTTCCCCATCATTGGAGGATGAATAAATACGATCGGCATCCCGTTCTCCCCATATTTCTCTACATGAAATCCTTTGATGATTGCCATTAACTACACCTCATTTCATTCCTATTGTTTTTCCATACGATACAAATTACCCCCTTTAATGATTGGAAATTAACCTTACATGCTCGTTAACCCTAATGTAGAAATATACTAAAAAGCCCCTGTTACGAAAACAGAGGCTTTCTAAATTTATTACATTTTTTCAGGTGCTGATACGCCAATTAGATCTAGAGCATTGCGTAATGTGATTTGAACTGCTTTTACTAGTGCTAAGCGTGCCTTCGTCTTATCTGTATCATCTTCATGAATAACTTTTTCAGCATTGTAGAAGCTATGCAGTGCAGCCGATAAATCATAGATATAATTTGT
This portion of the Bacillus solimangrovi genome encodes:
- a CDS encoding (Fe-S)-binding protein; this encodes MNTLLVINWIAFLAIMAYGLSLFVYVVKTRYEYIKLGKKEEFEENVKARLEKVKVNVFGQKKLLKDKKSGIIHVMMFYGFLLVQFGAIDFIWKGLAPGTHLPLGPLYPGFTFFQEIVALMILTAVIWAFHRRYIEKLVRLKRGWKAGLVLIFIGTLMVSTLLGNGMGIIWQGHEGTWSEPIASTIALLFSGISPTVAAGIFYFSWWVHLLVLLTFLVYVPQSKHAHLIAGPANVYFNRLDAPGKLRPINFEDEEAESFGVGKIEDFYQGQMIDFYACVECGRCTNMCPATGTGKMLSPMDLIVKMRDHLTEKGAVVTSRKPWVPTFAFNNTKGNQLAMQSAAAGFEEGAAALDYSPSLIGDVITEEEIWACTTCRNCEDQCPVMNEHVDKIIDLRRYLVLTEGKMDADAQRAMQNIERQGNPWGINRKERENWRDAREDVHAPTVKEMKKADEEFEYLFWVGSMGSYDNRSQKIALSFAKLMNEAGIKFAILGNKEKNSGDTARRLGNEFLFQDLATKNISEFEKNGVTKIVTIDPHAYNTLKNEYSDFGFEGEVYHHTELLAEWVREGRLQPTHEVNETITFHDSCYLGRYNEVYEPPREVLKAIPGVKVIEMERNRDTGMCCGAGGGLMWMEEDTGNRINVARTEQALEINPSMISSGCPYCLTMLSDGTKAKEVEESVQTLDIAEILELSVCGAQKSEMVVQ
- a CDS encoding acyl-CoA dehydrogenase, giving the protein MELRFTEEQEMMRKMVRDFAQKEIAPIVERMEETDEFPREIVDKMAKLGLLGITTPEAYGGSEMDFISYIIAIHELSKVSATVGVILSVHTSVGTNPIFYFGSEEQKRKYVPKLASGEYLGAFALTEPGAGSDAGSLKTRAIKNGDSYVLNGSKIFITNGGEADTYIVFASTDPEKGSKGISAFIVEKDTPGFIIGKKEAKMGLHGSNTVQLTFEDCQVPVGNLLGEEGQGFKIAMANLDVGRIGIAAQALGIAEAALEHATEYAKERVQFGKPIALQQGIGFKLADMATSVEAAKLLIYRAADMKSRGIQCGQEASMAKLFASQTAVNVATEAVQVYGGYGYTKDYPVERFFRDAKITEIYEGTSEIQRLVISRSLTK
- the cls gene encoding cardiolipin synthase, translated to MIILTILILFIVYLTVDFYFGKRQLHRSIIKRSYPKRMMDWELFGNGHDLYDRLFQDIQSATQHIHIQFFIIKKDRISEQFLQLLMKKAAEGVTVRLLLDRIGGFRVSKNKIKQLREAGILFEHANKPRLPFLFFSIQHRNHRKVTIIDGEIGYFGGFNIGEEYLGNNPRLGFWRDFHLRITGESVRILQSEFLFDWQRETRTEVNSNELYPTALQNGTTGSTFMPSDGVGIESFLLQFINSAEKEIVIASPYYIPGKKINESLIEAANRGIQITLLVPLKADHPLVRAAAFPYFKLLLNCGVKIYRYDYGFYHGKCIIIDQRICDFGTANFDKRSFFINNELNCLIEDRIFINDILTEIHHDIIHAKPLTIEEYKARPLQQRPIEVLSSLLSGLL
- a CDS encoding acetyl-CoA C-acetyltransferase, whose translation is MTRTVIVGGARTPFGKFGGSLSSLTASQLGGIAIKEALKRAGVDAANVGEVLMGNVLQAGQGQIPSRQASRYADIPWEVQTETINKVCASGMRSVTLADQIIRVGDEDVIVAGGMESMSNAPYMLPKARWGMRMGDQKVIDAMVHDGLTCSFKGVHMGTYGNSTAKEFELTREQQDEWANRSHQRALAAIEEGKFADEIVPVDVPQRKGDAVTIDTDEAPRVGTTTEKLSKLSPVFGEDGTITAGNAPGVNDGAGALVLMSEERASKEGKEVMATIIGHTALAVEAHRFPETPGLVINKLLNKTGKSVEDIELFEVNEAFAAVALASGKIAGLNPDKVNVNGGAVALGHPIGASGTRIILTLIHELKRRGGGIGIAAICSGGGQGDAIMIQV
- a CDS encoding acyl-CoA dehydrogenase, with translation MNFQLSEEHEMLRKMVRDFATEVVEPTAAERDEEERFDLEIFDKMAELGLTGIPWPEEYGGSGFDYLAYVIAIEELSRVCASTGVTLSAHVSLAGWPVYKFGTEEQKQKYLRPMAEGKKIGAYGLTEPGSGSDAGGMKTTAIVDGDDYILNGSKIFITNGGIADIYVVFAVTDPTSKHKGVSAFIVESDFPGFSVGKKEKKLGIRSSPTTEIIFDNCRVPKENLLGNLGEGFKVAMMTLDGGRNGIAAQAVGIAQGALDSSIEYAKERVQFGKPISAQQGIGFKLADMATTVEASRLLTYQAAWRESEGLPYGKESAMSKLLAGDTAMKVTTEAVQVFGGYGYTKDYPVERYMRDAKITQIYEGTNEIQRLVISRMLTKG
- a CDS encoding 3-hydroxybutyryl-CoA dehydrogenase, whose translation is MSIKKVMVIGAGQMGSGIAQVCAMAGYEVVLQDLKDEFLERGMNNISKNLQRQVDKGRMNDDEKARVLSNMKTSTDIQSANSVDLVIEAAVENMEIKSNIFAQLDEIAPAHAILATNTSSLPITEIAAVTNRPEKVIGMHFMNPVPVMKLVEIIRGLATTDEVYQAIEEMTKKLNKVPVEVNDFPGFVSNRILMPMINEAIYTVYEGVAEPEAIDEVMKLGMNHPMGPLTLADFIGLDTCLSIMEVLHEGFGDDKYRPCPLLRKYVKAGWLGRKTGRGFYKYD
- a CDS encoding cobalamin-dependent protein (Presence of a B(12) (cobalamin)-binding domain implies dependence on cobalamin itself, in one of its several forms, or in some unusual lineages, dependence on a cobalamin-like analog.); the encoded protein is MANTEIYKPKHHVRFVTASSLFDGHDASINIMRRIIQATGSEVIHLGHNRSVEEIVSAAIQEDVQGIAISSYQGGHVEFFKYMYDLLKEKGAEHIRIYGGGGGVIVPREIKELHDYGIARIFSPDDGRELGLQGMINRMVEECDYATFDRLEEMPAPTVEDFRTVAKWITAAEEAESGNDEAADAVGSALEMNITADTPVLGITGTGGAGKSSLTDELVRRFLNEVPEKKIAILSVDPTKQKTGGALLGDRIRMNAIFNPRVYMRSLATRGSRTELSLAIKEAIQVVKQAGFDFIIVETSGIGQGDAEITE
- a CDS encoding TetR/AcrR family transcriptional regulator; its protein translation is MSKREVPASVKDEKLVKKRRDQMIKGAVKLFIEKGFHRSTTREIAKAAGFSIGTLYEYIRKKEDVLYLVCDSIYESVHQRLQTSMDLERGDIECLKQAVTSYFVVMDEVQDEVLVMYQEAKSLTKDALPYVLEKEIEMVAMFEKILRRCVENGEFSLSESEIKLVAHNIFVQGQMWGFRRWILQKLYTLEEYTELQIENLLGGLLSKKV